A portion of the Salarias fasciatus chromosome 15, fSalaFa1.1, whole genome shotgun sequence genome contains these proteins:
- the LOC115402489 gene encoding LOW QUALITY PROTEIN: probable ribonuclease ZC3H12D (The sequence of the model RefSeq protein was modified relative to this genomic sequence to represent the inferred CDS: inserted 4 bases in 3 codons; substituted 1 base at 1 genomic stop codon) produces the protein MDKEQQQHTKVERFLKLGYARSDILRVXGSLRQDAQTNDILEELIKTCHARPPSHAVPNSPSWSGLQPKSRPGQTAGRAGCRRLLTSDPWSSMGSNVAMSHGGRKVFSCRGLQLAVSWFWDRGVRDITLFVPLWRKETPRPEAPITDQHVLHELERRKILVYTPSRCVNGKRVVCYDDRYIVKLAFDSDGVIVSNDXYRDLQMENPQWKKFIEERLLMYSFVNDKFMPPDDPLGRNGPTIDDFLRKKRWTPENKMQHCPYGKKCTYGVKWXFXPPERTNQSQLSVADELRAQRDRARSATIPPAASRRRRQPSARRRRTRPSAPWRAACPGCTCRTGPQRGPRPAQLQQRRGQLRSEPRRRARSRRIPPRVPLVQSLPLCPAAGQDALRPLQQPAWSSCPALPPRGARGPVLQTEPQLTHEPWLQAGGAGGAGGAKQQREEGC, from the exons ATGGacaaggagcagcagcagcacaccaaGGTGGAGCGGTTCCTCAAGCTGGGGTACGCCCGCAGCGACATCCTGAGGG CTGGAAGCCTCCGTCAGGACGCCCAGACCAACGACATCCTGGAGGAGCTGATAAAGACCTGCCACGCCCGCCCCCCCAGCCACGCCGTCCCAAACAGTCCAAGCTGGTCAGGGCTGCAGCCCAAATCCCGGCCCGGCCAGACCGCCGGCCGAGCCGGGTGCCGGCGCCTGCTGACTTCAGACCCGTGGTCATCGATGGGAAGCAACGTGGCCATGAG CCACGGCGGCAGGAAGGTGTTTTCATGCCGGGGCCTGCAGCTGGCGGTGAGCTGGTTCTGGGACCGCGGCGTGCGGGACATCACCCTGTTCGTCCCGCTGTGGAGGAAGGAGACGCCGCGACCCGAGGCGCCCATCACAG ACCAGCACGTCCTCCACGAGCTGGAGCGCAGGAAGATCCTGGTGTACACGCCGTCGCGCTGCGTCAACGGCAAGCGGGTGGTGTGCTACGACGACCGCTACATCGTCAAGCTGGCCTTCGACTCGGACGGCGTCATCGTGTCCAACG ACTACCGCGACCTGCAGATGGAGAACCCGCAGTGGAAGAAGTTCATCGAGGAGAGGCTGCTCATGTACAGCTTCGTCAACGACAA GTTCATGCCTCCGGACGACCCTCTGGGCCGCAACGGTCCCACCATCGACGACTTCCTGAGGAAGaagcgctggactccagagaaCAAGATGCAGCACTGCCCGTACG GGAAGAAGTGCACCTACGGAGTGAAGTGGTAGTT TCCACCCGAGAGGACCAACCAGTCCCAGCTGTCTGTGGCCGACGAGCTGAGGgctcagagagacagagccaGGAGCGCTACCATCCCCCCCGccgccagccgccgccgccgccagccctcggcccggaggaggaggacgaggcctTCGGCTCCATGGAGAGCGGCCTGTCCGGGCTGTACCTGCAGGACGGGTCCACAGCGCGGACCGCGCCctgctcagctccagcagcggcGTGGCCAGCTACGGTCTGAGCCGCGACGACGTGCACGGAGCCGGCGAATTCCACCCCGAGTGCCCCTCGTGCAGTCATTGCCGCTGTGCCCAGCAGCAGGGCAGGACGCCCTCCgtccgctgcagcagccggcGTGGAGCTCCTGCCCCGCCCTGCCTCCCCGCGGCGCCCGAGGACCCGTCCTACAGACTGAACCGCAGCTTACCCATGAGCCCTGGCTGcaggccgggggggccgggggcgcGGGGGGTGccaagcagcagagggaggaaggatGCTGA
- the ppil4 gene encoding LOW QUALITY PROTEIN: peptidyl-prolyl cis-trans isomerase-like 4 (The sequence of the model RefSeq protein was modified relative to this genomic sequence to represent the inferred CDS: inserted 2 bases in 2 codons), whose translation MAVLLETTLGDMVIDLFTEERPKTCLNFLKLCKIKYYNYCLVHNVQRDFIVQTGDPXGTGRGGESVYSKLYGDQAXYFDAEKAPRIKHKKRGTVSMVNNGNNQHGSQFLITTGESLDYLDGVHTVFGEVTEGLDVLSKINEAFVDKDFVPFQDIRINHTVILEDPFDDPADLPVPDRSPEPTKEQLDSGRIGADEAIDGDDGKGAEELEERLKEKEAKTNAILLEMVGDLPDADMKPPENVLFVCKLNPVTTDEDLEIIFSRFGSIKSCEIIRDWKSGDSLCYAFIEFEKQEDCEKAYFKMDNVLIDDRRIHVDFSQSVAKIRWKGKGGKYTKDDFKAYEKDVEARSKLSLKEQMKPQKDSRYDLLMDEEEEPSRRHSEKKHKEKKHRQSDDEDGRKARTQGQEACSPAVQVRSRSRSRSRSRDGEHRHSKSQAKHWKEGRDRGHRDRSRSPKKSKDKERSRYR comes from the exons ATGGCGGTGCTGCTGGAAACCACGCTGGGCGACATGGTCATCGACCTGTTTACAGAAGAAAGGCCGAAAA CTTGCCTCAACTTCCTGAAGCTATGCAAGATAAAATACTACAACTACTGCCTCGTTCACAACGTCCAG AGAGACTTCATCGTGCAGACCGGAGACC CCGGGACGGGCCGAGGCGGAGAGTCCGTCTACAG CAAGCTGTACGGGGACCAGG GCTACTTCGACGCCGAGAAGGCGCCGCGCATCAAACACAAGAAGAGGGGGACGGTGTCCATGGTGAACAACGGGAACAACCAGCACGGCTCCCAG TTCCTCATCACGACCGGGGAGAGCCTGGACTACCTGGACGGCGTTCACACTGTGTTCGGAGAGGTGACGGAAGGCCTGGACGTCCTCAGTAAGATCAACGAGGCCTTTGTTGACAAGGATTTCGTCCCGTTTCAGGATATCAG GATAAACCACACTGTGATCCTCGAAGACCCGTTCGACGACCCCGCCGACCTGCCGGTGCCCGACCGCTCGCCTGAGCCCACCAAGGAGCAGCTGGAT AGTGGCCGGATCGGAGCCGATGAGGCGATCGACGGCGACGACGGGAAGGGAgccgaggagctggaggagcggctgaaggagaaggaggccAAGACCAACGCCATCCTGCTGGAGATg GTGGGCGACCTGCCCGACGCAGACATGAAGCCTCCAGAAAACGTGCTGTTCGTCTGCAAGCTGAACCCGGTGACCACCGACGAGGACCTGGAGATCATCTTCTCTCGCTTCGGATCCATCAAAAG CTGTGAGATCATCAGAGACTGGAAGAGCGGCGACTCTCTGTGCTACGCCTTCATCGAGTTTGAAAAG CAGGAAGACTGCGAGAAGGCCTACTTCAAGATGGACAACGTGCTGATAGACGACCGCCGCATCCACGTGGACTTCAGCCAGTCGGTGGCCAAGATCCGGTGGAAGGGAAAAG GTGGGAAGTACACTAAAGACGACTTCAAAGCCTACGAGAAGGACGTGGAGGCGCGCTCCAAGCTGAGCCTCAAGGAGCAGATGAAGCCCCAGAAGGA CTCCCGTTACGACCTGCTgatggacgaggaggaggagccgagcCGGCGCCACTCGGAGAAGAAGcacaaagagaagaaacacCGTCAGTCCGACGACGAGGACGGCAGGAAGGCCAGGACACAag GACAGGAAGCCTGCTCGCCAGCGGTCCAGGTCCGGTCTCgatcccggtcccggtcccggtccagagACGGGGAGCACAGGCACAGCAAGTCCCAGGCGAAGCACTGGAAGGAGGGCCGGGACCGGGGCCACAGGGACCGGAGCCGCTCCCCTAAGAAGTCCAAGGACAAAGAGAGGAGTCGGTACAGATGA
- the ginm1 gene encoding LOW QUALITY PROTEIN: glycoprotein integral membrane protein 1 (The sequence of the model RefSeq protein was modified relative to this genomic sequence to represent the inferred CDS: inserted 6 bases in 4 codons; substituted 1 base at 1 genomic stop codon) encodes MIMAASTVCVLVLFASVARIESWSRPANTQSILINVTAWTVTDAELQDSNSLQINLNISVGEEQVLVNDVPVELSGVTRXNCQALLLDSINGSSEFESGDLVSTVTRVMVSQNRLYSDSDEVVALQVFSEVIEMEGKEVQQPDMCEVKILMSPDFQKLAQFTNVYPIGHSEIFRAPREDDVVVTDSPTSQRDEEQLISQTTSQYPLKHTDTTQEETAAPGKLPETPXAHGPDLLYDVRYDEFDDGDTSQPDQNQXGNPPKDSMSSYSAMCQWVERARERLRHFCSESLPLFFLVMWVVVIGVAGSAVIVKILDLXFPSCEHKXVWQHGGVCFSLLIDRGEHNLLEHIEVQVVEEKEEEEQKP; translated from the exons ATGATAATGGCGGCGTCCACGGTATGCGTGCTGGTCCTCTTCGCCTCGGTGGCTCGTATCGAGTCGTGGAGCAGGCCGGCGAACACG CAGAGCATCCTGATCAACGTGACAGCCTGGACGGTGACGGACGCAGAGCTCCAAGATTCAAACAGCTTACAG ATTAATCTAAACATATCGGTCGGTGAAGAGCAGGTGCTGGTCAACGACGTCCCGGTGGAGCTGTCGGGGGTCACCAG AAACTGCCAAGCACTTCTCT tgGACAGCATTAATGGGAGCAGCGAGTTTGAGTCGGGGGACTTGGTTTCCACGGTGACCAGGGTGATGGTGAGCCAGAACCGGCTCTACAGCGACTCGGACGAGGTGGTGGCTCTGCAGGTGTTCAGTGAAGTCATAGAGATGGAGGGCAaagag gTCCAGCAGCCCGACATGTGTGAGGTGAAGATCTTGATGAGCCCAGACTTCCAGAAACTGGCTCAGTTTACCAACGTCTACCCCATCGGACACAGCGAGATCTTCAGAGCCCCCCGGGAAGACGACGTGGTAGTCACAGACTCCCCCACCTCCCAGAGAG ACGAGGAGCAGCTGATCTCCCAGACCACCAGCCAGTACCCCCTGAAGCACACCGACACCACccaggaggagacggcggcgcCCGGGAAGCTCCCGGAGACGCC CGCGCATGGACCCGACCTGCTGTACGACGTCCGATACGACGAGTTCGACGACGGCGACACGAGCCAGCCGGACCAGAACC ATGGAAACCCCCCGAAAGACTCCATGTCCTCTTACTCG GCCATGTGTCAGTGGGTGGAGCGCGCCCGGGAGCGTCTGCGTCACTTCTGCTCCGAGTCGCTGCCGCTCTTCTTCCTGGTCATGTGGGTGGTGGTGATCGGCGTGGCGGGGTCGGCGGTGATCGTCAAGATCCTGGACT CTTTCCCCTCATGTGAACACAAGTGAGTCTGGCAACACGGCGGCGTTTGCTTTTCCTTGTTGATTGATC gaggagaacacaACCTGCTGGAGCACATAGAGGtccaggtggtggaggagaaggaggaggaggagcagaagccCTGA
- the katna1 gene encoding LOW QUALITY PROTEIN: katanin p60 ATPase-containing subunit A1 (The sequence of the model RefSeq protein was modified relative to this genomic sequence to represent the inferred CDS: deleted 2 bases in 1 codon) translates to MSLRDISEDLRLAREYALLGNYASASVLYRGLLEQIKKYAYTVRDTSFHQRWQQWWQEVSEENRQLQEIMSVLETFQQGTTVAKSSSFDDMEIRSVHAEPRHSPCPVRRPSNVYKESKPANNRLSANVRPQQKNSPRGANGDRAKPNKAKDKEREAREGREAGKAKDDKNKDGQEKEVKKFDGTGYDRDLVEALERDIISQNPNVTWDDIADLGDAKKLLKEAVVLPMWMPAFFKGIRRPWKGVLMVGPPGTGKTLLAKAVATECRTTFFNVSSSTLTSKYRGESEKLVRLLFEMARFYAPTTIFIDEIDSMCSRRGTSEEHEASRRVKAELLVQMDGVGGASENEDPSKMVMVLAATNFPWDIDEALRRRLEKRIYIPLPSAKGRVELLRINLKELELAADVDLDKIAEQMEGYSGADITNVCRDASLMAMRRRIEGLTPEEIRNISRDEMHMPTTMEDFQSALRKVSKSVSAADLEKYEKWIEEFGSC, encoded by the exons ATGAGTCTGCGGGACATTAGCGAGGATCTGAGGCTGGCTCGCGAGTACGCCCTGCTGGGGAACTACGCCTCGGCCAGCGTCCTGTACCGCGGCCTGCTGGAACAGATCAAGAAATATGCGTACACTGTCCGAGACACCAGCTTCCACCAGCGCTGGCAGCAG TGGTGGCAGGAGGTCAGCGAGGAGAACCGTCAGCTTCAGGAAATCATGTCTGTTCTGGAGACCTTCCAGCAGGGAACCACCGTGGCTAAATCCAGCAGCTTCGACGACATGGAAATCAGATCGGTTCACGCGGAGCCCAG ACACTCTCCCTGTCCCGTCAGGCGACCTTCGAACGTCTACAAGGAGAGCAAACCTGCCAACAACCGCCTGAGCGCCAACGTGCGGCCGCAGCAGAAGAATTCCCCCCGAGGAGCCAACGGAGACCGGGCCAAGCCCAACAAGGCCAAGGacaag gagagggaggccaGGGAGGGCAGGGAGGCCGGCAAGGCCAAGGATGACAAG AACAAAGACGGTCAGGAGAAGGAAGTGAAGAAGTTCGACGGCACGGGCTACGACCGGGACCTGGTGGAGGCGCTGGAGAGGGACATCATTTCCCAGAACCCCAACGTGACGTG GGACGACATCGCCGATCTGGGAGACGCCAAGAAGCTCCTGAAGGAGGCCGTCGTGCTGCCCATGTGGATGCCGGCGTTTTTCAAAGGCATCCGGAGACCCTGGAAG GGAGTGCTGATGGTGGGACCTCCGGGCACAGGAAAGACCCTCCTGGCCAAAGCCGTGGCCACCGAGTGCAGGACCACCTTCTTCAACGTGTCGTCCTCCACCCTCACGTCCAAGTACCGCGGAGAGTCGGAGAAGCTGGTGCGGCTCCTCTTCGAGATG GCTCGTTTCTATGCGCCCACGACCATCTTCATCGACGAGATCGACTCCATGTGCAGCCGCAGAGGAACCTCGGAGGAGCACGAGGCCAGCCGCAGGGTCAAGGCCGAGCTGCTGGTGCAGATGGACG GCgtgggcggagcctcggagaACGAGGACCCGTCGAAGATGGTGATGGTGCTGGCCGCCACCAACTTCCCCTGGGACATCGACGAGGCGCTGAGGAGGCGGCTGGAGAAGAGGATCTACATCCCGCTGCCCTCCG CTAAGGGGCGGGTGGAGCTGCTCAGGATCaacctgaaggagctggagctggccgCAGACGTGGACCTGGACAAGATCGCCGAGCAGATGGAGGGCTACTCCGGAGCAGACATCACCAACGtgtgcag GGACGCGTCCCTCATGGCCATGAGGAGACGGATCGAGGGTCTGACCCCGGAGGAGATCCGGAACATCTCCCGGGACGAGATGCACATGCCCACCACCATGGAGGACTTCCAGTCCGCGCTCAGGAAGGTCTCCAAGTCCGTCTCCGCCGCGGACCTGGAGAAGTACGAGAAGTGGATCGAGGAGTTCGGGTCCTGCTGA
- the rpf2 gene encoding LOW QUALITY PROTEIN: ribosome production factor 2 homolog (The sequence of the model RefSeq protein was modified relative to this genomic sequence to represent the inferred CDS: substituted 4 bases at 4 genomic stop codons) → MKQLQGVIKPKTKRSKRFLESRAPKLSEDGRVXXSXRGGNTSQTVTQALKDIVKQPNAVLYKKXENITRPFEDSTSLEFFSKKTDCSLFLFGSHNKKRPNNLIFGRLFDFHVLDMIELGVEKFVSMNDIKTAKCPEGTKPMLVFAGEAFDTDNEHRRLKSLLIDFFRGPTVSAVRLAGLEHVLHFTALDGKIHMNSYRCLLKKSGCRTPRIELEEIGPSFDFVLRRTHLASDDLYKLAHKQPKALKPKKKKNISHDAFGTKLGRVHMQKQDLSKLHTRKMKGLRKRRADEGAEGAEGPAESPKVAKVES, encoded by the exons ATGAAACAATTACAAGGTGTCAT AAAACCCAAGACGAAGCGCTCCAAGCGCTTCCTGGAGAGCAGAGCCCCCAAACTGTCCGAAGATGGAAGAGTGTGATGatcatgaagaggaggaaacaccAGCCAGACCGTCACTCAGGCCCTCAAGGACATAGTGA AACAACCCAACGCTGTGCTCTACAAGAAGTAA gaaaacatcaCCCGTCCGTTTGAGGACTCCACCTCCCTG GAGTTTTTCTCCAAGAAAACCGACTGCTCGCTGTTTCTGTTCGGCTCCCACAACAAGAAACGACCCAACAACCTCATATTCG gccGCCTGTTTGACTTCCATGTGCTGGACATGATCGAACTGGGAGTTGAGAAGTTTGTCTCCATGAATGACATCAAG ACCGCCAAGTGTCCCGAGGGGACGAAGCCCATGCTGGTGTTCGCAGGAGAGGCTTTCGACACGGACAACGAGCACAGGCGTCTGAAGAGCCTCCTCATAG ACTTCTTCAGAGGCCCCACGGTGTCGGCGGTGCGGCTGGCGGGGCTGGAACACGTGCTGCACTTCACCGCTCTGGACGGGAAGATCCACATGAACAGCTACAG GTGTCTGCTCAAGAAGTCCGGCTGCCGGACCCCCAGGATCGAGCTGGAGGAGATCGGACCCTCGTTCGACTTCGTCCTCAGAAGGACTCACCTGGCTTCAGACGACTTGTACAAGTTGGCTCACAAGCAGCCCAAAGCCCTGAAG cccaagaagaagaagaacatttCCCACGATGCCTTTGGCACCAAGCTGGGCCGGGTGCACATGCAGAAGCAGGACCTGTCCAAGCTGCACACCCGTAAGATGAAGggtctgaggaagaggagggcggaCGAGGGGGCCGAGGGGGCCGAGGGGCCGGCGGAGTCCCCCAAAGTGGCCAAAGTGGAGAgctga